ATCGGTCTGTATTTCCCATCACACTAGGTTGACAAGCGATCGTTCGGCACAACCCACTCTGTTTTAACAGAAGGCATAGCGCATCCTATCACTTATTTTCGAAGGATAATAGACCACCATGACTAGCAATGACTGCCCAACAGCCCTTAATTCAGTTCTACCATAGGATCAGCCTGCAGGATACCCTGGTAATTCTTTAGGTGGATTTGTGGGTGAACCCCTTTACGGTCAGAGCTATAATTGAACCAGATCGCCGGTGCCTCTGTTGAGCCAGCGTTGCGATCGTCTCGCACATAGGCCCATAACCGGCCAGTCCGTGTCTTGCCACTGCCAGGCTCCTGAACTTGTACTGGGGTGTCATCTCCATGTACCTTCCCTGCCTGTAGCACCGTACGCTGTATCTCATCAACTAGGGGTCTTAGCAGTTCACTGATGGCGTCAACCCAATGACCCAGAAGGCTCCGGCTCAGTTCAACACCCTGACGAGCGTAGATTTCCGACTGGCGATATAATGGGGTGTGCTCTCCGTACTTCGACATCACGACTCTGGCCAATAACCCTGGCCCAGCGATTCCTCGTTCTATCGGACGGCTGGGGGCTGGGGGCTGGGGCCTGTACAATATGATCTTGCCACCTTTTTTTAGACACAGAGAAGAGAAACCTTAAGCGACCTGGGATAACCAATTTTTTTCAAAATTTACAGGAGACAGATAGCCTAGCGTTGAGTGCCGTCTCTGTCGGTTATAAAACACTTCTACGTATTCAAAAATGCTCAATTTGGCTTGTTCTCTGCTCTCAAAACGTTCAAAGTGGGTGTGCTCTGTTTTTAAGGTATGGAAAAAACTCTCTGCTACTGCATTGTCATAACAATTGCCCGTACTACTCATGCTAAGCGTTATCTGGTGATGCGCCGATACAGCCTTGAATCCTTTGCTGGTATACTGGCTGCCTCGGTCGGAGTGGTGGATGAGACCTGCAGCAGGCTTCCTCCGTGTTATTGCCTGGCGTAATGCTGCGGCTACTAACTCGGTGGTCATGTGAGCTTGCATATCCATCCCCACGATACTACGAGAGAACAGGTCCAGTACGATAGCAACATACAACCATCCCTCTTGGGTCGGAATATAGGTAATATCTGCTGCCCAGTATTGATCAGGGCGAGTGGCTGTGAACTTCTGCTTGAGTAAATTAGGCGCCACTGCGGCCTTTGGATCGACTATTGTGGTTACCTTAAATCGTTTTTTCATCTTAGCCGCAATATGGGCTGCTTTCATTAGCCGACAAACCCGTTTGCGTGAACAGCGCTCACCTCTAGCTCGTAACTCAGCATGGATACGTGGGCTACCGTAAATTTGGTTGCTTATGGTATAAACCTCTTTAATTTCAGATATTAAACGCTCATCCTCACAATAGCGCTTGGATGGCTCAGCCTTGATAAACTGATAATAGCCACTGCGGGATACACCTAACACGTTGGACATCCTCTCTACGCTGAATTCCCCAGCATGCTTTTGCATAAACTGGTATTTTACTTGCGGGCCACTGAGAAGATGCCCAAGGCTTTTTTTAGGATATCCCTCTCTTCGCGTGCTATCGCCAATTCTTTCCGCAATTGACTGAGCTCAGCATCAGACGCTTTCAGGTATCCTTTGCCCGGGAAAGCCTCTGCACCATCCTTGTTATGCTGATGGACCCACCCTGCCAATGTACTCTTGGGAACTCCCAATTCCTCGCTCAATTGACAGAGCGTTTTACCAGTGCTGTGATACAGCTTTACCGCATTCAGCTTGAATTCCTTATCATAGCTCCTTGATTCCCCTTGATTCATAACTTCACCTCAAAAAGTAACAAAAAATTATACGCTTTGTTCCTCTTCGTTGTGTCCGTTAAAGGGTAGCAAGATCAATACAGTCACAACGACCACAGGCTTTTTTTGGGCGAACCGTTTGGATCGCTTTGAAGGCACTTTTGAGGAGTTCCAGCTGTTCGGAAACATCTTCACCCAGAGGTTTCAGCTCGCCACCACATTTCGGGCAGGCCTCCTCTTGCGGCTCTAACCGTCGTATTTCCCGAGGCAGTTCAGCCGGTAACGGTTTGCGGGCAGGGGATTGACGTAAGGCCTTAGGGACCCAGGGGTCCCTAAGCGCCAGAGCCTGGATTTGCTCCTCTTCCAGCTCACTGAGCTGTTTTTCCAATCGCCCAATTTGCCGTTTAACTTTTTCAGAACTCTGGCCAAAATGCAGCCGTTTCAGCTCTGCTAGCTGACTCTTTAACCGCTCAATCTCTGCCGCTTTATTGCTTAGGTCATGCTTGAGCGTCGTGATCGTCTCGTTTTGCTGGAGGAGCAGCTCACTTTGCTCGAGCAGTAAGGCTCTTAGCGTATTGATATCATTAGGAAGCTCATACATAAGCTGCAACGTTACACGTCGGTTACAGGAATTATAATATTGATAACCGCTGAGTGTTAATCCGTTTGGGCTGCTTCCACTCTAAACCTTTGAACTGTCGCGGAAAAAGTGCGCACCGAGTTTACGCTGCTACTTCATAAGCCATGGGTGAAAGATAATTCAGTGTAGAATGTCTACGCTGACGATTATAAAACGATTCTATATAGTCAAATATTGCGTTAGATGCCTGCTGTTCCGTCATTAATTTCATGGTATAGATAAGCTCTACCTTAAGTGTGTGATAGAAGCTTTCCATGACGGCATTGTCATAACAGCATCCAGTACTGCTCATCGAGCAAACCATACCATAATTTTTAAGTGTTTTCTGATACAGAGCACTAGCATACTGGCTCCCTCGGTCAGAGTGAATCACCAATCCTGTTGGTGGCTGACGTCGAGTCCTAGCCATGGTCAGAGCATCGATTATTAATGGCGTTTTAAGGCTACCGCTTAGGCTCCAGCCAACGATCATACGGCTATAGAGGTCAATCACTGTAGCCAAATACAGAAAGCCCGTTTGGGTTGAAATAGTGCTGATATCACTGGCCCAAGCCTGATTAGCGCCTGGTGGAGAAAAATGTCGATTCAGCAAATTAGGAGCTATTGGTAACCGATGGTTACTGTCCGTCGTCACTTGATGTTGACGGGTGGCTGCTGCTTTTATACCCAGCTGTTTCATCAACTTAGCAATACGCTCCTTGCCGCAATAGCGCTGTTCAGCCTGTAAATCAACCCTGATTCGTCGAACACCGTAGGTTTTTCTACTGGCCAGATGTAGCGCCAGAATGCGTTCACCTAAGACTTTATCTTCCTGACCACGCTGGCCAGGTCGGCGATTAAGCCAGGCGTAAAAACCGCGCCGACTGACTGATAATAAAACACATAGCCGTTTAAATGGGTGGAAAGCTTGTTGTTTCAGTATCATAGCGAACCTCTCCTGCTTTCCCTGGAAAAGAGCGCTGCCACTTTTTTTAAAATTAATTTATCTTCTTCTAATTCAATGACCTTCCTCTTTAAACGCCTTATCTCTAGCGCTTGCTCAGAGCATTGTGGCTGGCGAGTAAAGCTTTTATCAGCCTTGGCTGTGTGCCGCCAACCATACAACGTATTGTCACTGATTCCCAACTCGCTAGCCAGTTGGGGAACAGATCTGTCGCGGAAAAAATGCGCACCGAGTTTACGCTGCTGCTTCATAAGCCATGGGTGAAAGATAATTCAGTGTAGAATGTCTACGCTGACGATTATAAAACGATGCTATATAGTCAAATATTGCATTAGATGCCTGCTGCTCTGTCATTAATTTCATGGTATAGATGAGCTCTACCTTAAGTGTGTGATAGAAGCTTTCCATGACGGCATTGTCATAACTGTCAACGATCGCATAAAATATCCGGATTTCGATCGTGTTAATGGTCATTTTTTTGACCTAATTTCCTCTTCAGAGGTCAGCTCTAGCTGGGAACTCACTGACAACAGTCCCGCTTTGCGTTTTTCTTTTAGTCGATAGCTCTCTCCCTTGATATTGATTGTCGTTGAGTGATGTAACAGCCGATCTAGAATAGCGGTAGCTAATACCTGATCCCCAAACAGTTCTCCCCAGTCTATGAAACTTTTATTAGACGTTAGGATGATGCTGGCTTTTTCATAGCGCCTGCTGAGTAACCTGAAAAATAGGCTGGCCTCTTCACGATTCATCGGTAGATAGCCGAACTCATCCAATATCAGCACTCTGGCATAGCAGAGCTGCTGGAGCTGGCGCTCTAACCGATTTTCTTGCTTGGCCTTTATCAGAGCACTAATTAACCGATCTAGTGGCATGAACAGTAACCGGTGGCTTGCAGTGGCGGCTTTAACCCCTAAGGCAATTGCTAAATGCGTTTTACCTACACCTGGAGGGCCCAACAAAATCACATTTTCGTTACGCTCTACGAACCTAAGCCCTGCTAGCTCTCGGATCACCTTCCTATCAATTCCAGGCTGAAAGCTGAAATCAAATTGCTCAAGCGTTTTAATCCAGGGTAACCGGGCTTGCTTTAAACGGGATTCCAGCCCTTTCTGATGCCGTCCTTGCCACTCAGTCGCTAAGGCCCGTTCTAAAAATTCTCGATAACCCAAATCATCCTTTGCCGCTTGCTCACAGAGGGTATCTAACGCTGCTCCAAGGTGCTCTAGCTTTAATCGTGGTAATAGGCTGGCCAGTTGCATCAGACTAACTCCGCATACACACTAAGAGGCCTGCTAGCCACCTGATTCACTGCTTGCCAGAGAGCGTGATGATGCTCCGGGAGTCTGTGCCAACCGCGATGAACCTCACAGAGTCGATTCGCTCAGCCGAGAATCTACAAAAGCTGTAAAAGGTTCTAGCTTAAAAAACCGTTTTTGTACTCTTTTCCCTGTAGGGGTCTCTCATGCTTAAGGTGACGTCTGACGCTCCTTTCCGAGCAGCCAATCTGCCCTGCAATATCAACGATAAATGCGCCCTGGTGATGTAATTGTTTTATCATAAAATGGTCCCTTCTGCTTAACATGAAATCCCCCTTTGGTTTGGTCACCATATAGGAGAACGCATGTTGGGTAGATTGGACAAATTAAACGATCATTTTCCGGACATTTTATGCGATCGTTGACAATCAGGGGTGTGCCGACTCACAACGTGCATTGGCTGCTATGGTTGGGTAACGGTGACATATTACCTTGGACAATTATCTGTTGGGAAAATAATATTTATGTTATAAGTAACTTTTTTACAGAATATAAAGGTATTACTTATGGGGAATGTAGTCAGTGAGATCATCAGTGGGATAGGCGTTGGTGTATCATTTGGTGATCATGGCGTAAACGCTGGGATTACATATAATAGTCATCGCTGTTACACGTTTTATGGTGATGAAAATTCCAGTAGCTGGGATGATGTGTTGCAAAATGAACGTGAGAAATCCCGTAGGGAAAGAGAAGAACTTGAACAACAATGGGAAGAGGAGAAGCGTTTAAGGGAAGAAGAGAAGCAAGAAAAGATACAAAAAATTGAACATCCGATAATTGGATTAGCAGAAGGAATCGTGAGTAAGCGCAGGACAGAAGAGTTAAATTCTTTTACTACCAATACGAGCGATATGAATTTATTAGCAGCACCTGGTTACAGTACCGTTGCTATTTTAGATCGTGAAACAAGGAATTTTTTACAGCCTATTGCAACCCATAAACCACCACCCAATAATCAAGATGATGCAGAAAAAGGTTTGGCAATGGAGTTAGGGAAATTTCGTAGAAATAAGGAGTTAACGGAGTTTTTCAGTCAAAAAAAAACTGACTTCAATAAGCTGATCCCAGCAACCAATTCTGCAGAAAAATTTTACCTAAATGCTCCTGAAGACACTTTAAATCCAAATAATTCTGATTTTTTGCAGGACGGTTTAAATATTCTTGATTATCTACCTACAAAAGTGAACATTCCTGTTTCAGAGGGTCTTACGATTCCTATAAATGTAGGTAGTTTGATTAAACTTGAAACCAGAAGAGAAAATGAAAACATTAGGGAAATGCACAATACGGAAGTAGATATTTCTAAGAGTCGTCATATGTTATCAAGCAGCTCAAGCTCGTCGTCATCGAATTGTTTAGGAAAAAATGATATATGTCGTCTTGAGAAAGCAGGTAAAATTGCTAATCTTATGGACAAAAGTAACCTTTTTACAGCAGACGATATTTTTTCTGCACCTAAAAAGGTAGCCTCAAGCAGTATTACTTCAACCGATCTTCTCAGGGCAGCTGAGAAGACAGTTTGTACAACTATTGCGACTGCTAAACATGCTGGTAAATCAACTGCTGGAAACTGTACTCTTGTTGCAGTTGATTTACTAGGACCTGATGCTGTGGTTGGTAAATTAATGGAACACATAAATTGTACTATGCCTGAAAGCCAAATTGCTAAGACAAATATTCTTGATAATGCCAGTTGTATTTCTGGCATTAACTTATCTGTAGATTCTTCAGAAGTGGCATTAGGCGCAGAGAAGTTTTTCGAAGTAAATTTTATTGATAATCAATTGCCTGATAACTCAGATATACTGCGAAAGTGTTTACCAGGCCAGCCGTAAGAGGGGTCTGCTCATAAACAGAGCATTGAGATGATGCCGAGAGATAATGGTGGCCCCTCCCCGATTTGAACGGGGGACCAAACGATTATGAGTCGTCTGCTCTAACCACTGAGCTAAGGGGCCATGGCTGCCGGATGAATCAGGCAGCAGCGGCGAGTATAAAAGATTGTCAGCAACCTGTCGAGTAACCCTCCCTTAACTTCTTAGAAAATCACTCAACTTTTCACTTCGGCTCGGGTGACGCATTTTACGCAAGGCTTTGGCCTCAATCTGCCGTACCCGCTCGCGGGTGACGACAAACTGCTTACCCACCTCCTCTAAGGTGTGATCAGTATTCATATCGATACCAAAACGCATACAAATTACCTTAGCTTCACGCCGCGTTAGGCTGGAAAGCACATCCCGTATCGCCACTTTCAGGCTCTCAGAAGTCGCTGAATCCAAAGGCGATTCTAGCGTACTATCTTCAATGAAATCCCCCAGATGAGAATCTTCATCATCCCCAATCGGGGTTTCCATTGAAATCGGCTCTTTGGCAATTTTCAATACTTTGCGTATCTTATCTTCTGGCATGGCCATCCGCTCGGCTAACTCCTCAGGCATCGGTTCACGCCCCATCTCCTGCAACATCTGTCGCGAAATACGATTGAGTTTATTAATGGTTTCAATCATATGCACCGGAATACGAATGGTGCGTGCCTGATCCGCAATTGATCGGGTAATCGCTTGGCGAATCCACCAGGTGGCATAGGTTGAAAATTTATAGCCCCGTCGATACTCAAATTTATCAACCGCTTTCATTAAGCCAATATTCCCCTCTTGAATCAGATCGAGGAACTGCAATCCACGGTTGGTGTACTTTTTAGCTATCGATATCACTAAGCGTAAATTGGCTTCAACCATCTCTTTTTTGGCACGCCGCGCTTTAGCTTCACCAATGGACATGCTACGGTTGATTTTTTTAATCTGTTCAATGGTTAAATAAGTCTCTTCCTCAATCGCACTCAACTTTTTCAAACACTGACGGATTTCATCCAATTTAGAAGAGAGGCTTGCTGACCAGGGATTACTGGGTGCCAGCGCGGTCTCTACCCACGCTTCATTGGTCTCTTGGCCGGTAAAATGTTGAATAAAATATTTCTTAGACATTTTACACTCGTTAACACAGAGGCGCATGATGATCCACTCTTGGCTACGTACCCGCTCCATCATCTCGCGCATACTGTTGACTAGCCGATCGAACTGCCGCGGGACTAGCCTAAAGTGTTTGAAAATCTCTGACAGTCTCTGGATCTCATTCGAGGTCGAGGCATGATCACGGCCATACGTTTTAATCGCCTGTGTCGTTTGATGATATTGTGCTCGTAACTCCGCAAATTTTTGGCGCGCTACCTCAGGATCAATCGTATTATCTTCTTCGCTACTCTCAGAGACTTCGTCATCACTCTCTAGCTCACTCAACGCACTCTCTGCGAGATTGGGGGAAGAGCCGCTTCGCTTAGCCTCTAGCGCCTCTTCCTCGGGTTGTAGATCGACAAAACCAATTAGGAGATCAGGCAGTCGCAGACGGCCAGCTTCCACACAGTCATACTGCTCCAGCAAATAAGTAATGGCCTCTGGATACTCAGCAACCGAGCACTGCACCTGATTGATGCCCTCTTCAATACGCTTGGCAATATCAATCTCATCCTCACGGGTCAGCAGTTCTACTGTCCCCATCTCCCGCATATACATCCGCACTGGATCGGTGGTACGCCCCAGCTCCGACTCGACACTGGAGAGCACCTGTACAGCGGCCTCAGCCACATCTTCATCAGCCACATTGTCCGCTAACAGTAGATCATCGACATCCGGTGCTTCTTCCAACACCTGGATCCCCATGTCATTAATCATCTGGATGATATCTTCTATCTGATCGGAATCGATAATCTCTTCCGGCAGATGATCATTGACCTCAGCATAGGTTAGATAACCCTGCTCTTTACCTCGAGTGACAAGAAGTTTGAGTTGTGACTGTGGATTTTGTTCCATAAAGAAGCACCTATACTTCAAGGTCTAATATTGAATAGTGATGGCTATCATCATGAGCAACCGATTGCATCAAGGCTAAGCTTTATGATAGTGGATCGACTTTTTTAGCGATGGCTAGCAATCGGACATACTCACTTCGTTCCTCCTGACTTAACTGCGCTTGGCGATCTTTAGCAATCAACTGATCCATGCGCTGCTCAATTAATTGGGTATAAACATGGTAAAGCATATCAATAAAAGTCTCAGCAATATGCTCATGATCAATCATGTGGTCCCAAATAGCCAACGTTTCAAGCTGTCTGAACACCCGATGCGACTGCCAGTAGCCCAGCAGCTGCCCCGTTGTCACCTCAGAATGGGCCCTGCAGTAGGGGAGCAGAGCCTTAAACAGGGATAACCCCGGTAATTGGACACTGAGTGCCGTGCTAATTGTCTCGGGCACTTGCTGGGCTAACTGGGGATTCTGAACCAGTAGTGCTACCAGCAGCCGCATCGGGGTCCGTTTCAGCCGTGGCGGTTGATACTGAAGAGCAGACGGCGGTGACTGTTTTGGTAACAGCCGTTCTAGTTGTCGCTCATCCAACAGCCCTAGTTTGCTCCCTAACTGCTCCCGCAAGGACATTCGTAATGCTTCTCCTGGAACGCGGTTCAGCAAAGGCAGTGCCCGGGCACTGAGTCGCGCACGACCATCCGGGGTACTCAAGTCAACCTGCTGCAACAGGCTGGAAAACAGAAAACTGGAGAGATCTTCTGCCTGCTGCAGACAAGCTTGAAAGGCTTCCACGCCCCGTTGTTGGATCAAACTATCCGGATCCTCCCCCTGAGGTAAGAACATAAACTTTAGCTGCACCCCATCCTGCAGCTGTGGTAAAGCGGTCTCTAGCGCCCGCCAAGCCGCTTCACGACCCGCGTTATCGCCATCATAACAAAAAATTAATGTATCCGTGATGCGTAGTAGTTGCGCTATCTGTTCAGCAGTGGTCGCGGTGCCCAAGGAGGCGACGGCATGATTAATCCCAAATTGGGCCAGCGAGAGGAGATCCAGATACCCCTCTACGACCAGTATCTGCGGCGGATTAGGCTCTAGTTGTCGTAGTTCATAGAGACCATACACCGTGCGACTTTTATGAAATAGTTGGGTCTCTGGCGAATTCAGGTATTTTGGAGTCCCTTGATCCAATACTCGCCCCCCAAAGGCAATGACCTGGCCGCGGGCATTACGAATGGGAAATAGCAACCGGTTACGGAAGCGATCATAACAGCGCCCCTGAGAATCTTCTACTAGCATTCCAGCGCTACTTAATAGCTGGCGATCAGCAGCCTTACCACCAAAACGTCGACTGATTCGCTCCCACCCTGAATCAGCAAACCCCAACCTGAACCGTTGTATCACGGCTGCTGTTAAGCCTCGTCTCTGTAAATAATCACGGACCGGCTGACCTGAAGGCTGAGCCAGCGCCTCTTGGTAGTAGACCGCCAGTTGCTCTAGCAGCTGATAGAGCTGTTGACGTGCTGGCTGTCGGTTTTCAAGGTGTGCCGCCGTTGTTTCCCTGGGGACGGTTAAACCCGCTCGTAATGCCAACTCTTCCACGGCTTCAGGGAAAGAGAGTTTATCCAACGCCATCAAAAAGCCGAGGGCGTTGCCGTTGGCACCGCACCCAAAACAGTGATAAAACTGCTTGTCACCACTCACGGTAAACGACGCACTTTTCTCCGTATGGAATGGACAGCGCGCGTAATAGTCCTTACCCTGTTTTTTTAGCTTGACCCGGGCATCCACGACCTCAACGAGATCAGTTTGCGATAATAGTTGATCAATGAACCCACGAGGGATCTGGCCAGCCATGTCACCTCATACTGTTTGCCTACGGTTAGCAGACCATTGGATAACGGCACGCCGCCGATCACAAGCCTTTTACAGGGAGAACTTACCTTGTTTTGTCTGGTCTAGGAGTGCTTGAACCTTAACGCTCTGCGGGATCAGTATAACCGTGTATGGCGGGCATTTTTGCGGGCTAGCTTTTTGATATGCCGTTTGACAGCGGCTGTTTTGGCCCGCTTGCGTTCAGTGGTGGGTTTTTCATAGAATTCTCGGCGCCGTACCTCCGACAGAATCCCAGCCTTTTCACACGAGCGCTTAAAGCGCCGTAAGGCCACGTCGAAGGGTTCATTTTCACGGACTTTAATTACCGGCATGGTTTAACCTCATTTAAGAGCCTAACGCGTTAAATTGCTAACACGCAGTTTGAGTGCTCAATTTAAAGATCTCATTTTAGCGCAGCACTGCTGCGTTTGTAAAGGAACGACCAAAGGCTGGATTCACGCAATAAGCGCAACACGGCGTCCAGTATAAACTTCTATTGGTGTTAAGCCCTTAAGAACTTTTCTTGGAGTCATATTAAGCCGTAATTCCATATCTCTAACGGCCTGTTTATCCAGTGAGCCCATTCGCATTTTTTTAGGCCAGCAGCGGCAGAAAAAGGTTTTTCTTGCGCTCAATACAACCTTGGAGTGATGTATGAAAATGGCGATGGGGTTACAAAAGATAATCTAGCGGCTGCGATGTGGTATGGAAAAGCAGCAGAGCAGGGCTATGCTCCGGCACAAGGCCGCC
This genomic stretch from unidentified bacterial endosymbiont harbors:
- the istB gene encoding IS21-like element helper ATPase IstB codes for the protein MQLASLLPRLKLEHLGAALDTLCEQAAKDDLGYREFLERALATEWQGRHQKGLESRLKQARLPWIKTLEQFDFSFQPGIDRKVIRELAGLRFVERNENVILLGPPGVGKTHLAIALGVKAATASHRLLFMPLDRLISALIKAKQENRLERQLQQLCYARVLILDEFGYLPMNREEASLFFRLLSRRYEKASIILTSNKSFIDWGELFGDQVLATAILDRLLHHSTTINIKGESYRLKEKRKAGLLSVSSQLELTSEEEIRSKK
- the dnaG gene encoding DNA primase translates to MAGQIPRGFIDQLLSQTDLVEVVDARVKLKKQGKDYYARCPFHTEKSASFTVSGDKQFYHCFGCGANGNALGFLMALDKLSFPEAVEELALRAGLTVPRETTAAHLENRQPARQQLYQLLEQLAVYYQEALAQPSGQPVRDYLQRRGLTAAVIQRFRLGFADSGWERISRRFGGKAADRQLLSSAGMLVEDSQGRCYDRFRNRLLFPIRNARGQVIAFGGRVLDQGTPKYLNSPETQLFHKSRTVYGLYELRQLEPNPPQILVVEGYLDLLSLAQFGINHAVASLGTATTAEQIAQLLRITDTLIFCYDGDNAGREAAWRALETALPQLQDGVQLKFMFLPQGEDPDSLIQQRGVEAFQACLQQAEDLSSFLFSSLLQQVDLSTPDGRARLSARALPLLNRVPGEALRMSLREQLGSKLGLLDERQLERLLPKQSPPSALQYQPPRLKRTPMRLLVALLVQNPQLAQQVPETISTALSVQLPGLSLFKALLPYCRAHSEVTTGQLLGYWQSHRVFRQLETLAIWDHMIDHEHIAETFIDMLYHVYTQLIEQRMDQLIAKDRQAQLSQEERSEYVRLLAIAKKVDPLS
- a CDS encoding transposase, with product MKQQRKLGAHFFRDRSVPQLASELGISDNTLYGWRHTAKADKSFTRQPQCSEQALEIRRLKRKVIELEEDKLILKKVAALFSRESRRGSL
- a CDS encoding IS3 family transposase, which gives rise to MILKQQAFHPFKRLCVLLSVSRRGFYAWLNRRPGQRGQEDKVLGERILALHLASRKTYGVRRIRVDLQAEQRYCGKERIAKLMKQLGIKAAATRQHQVTTDSNHRLPIAPNLLNRHFSPPGANQAWASDISTISTQTGFLYLATVIDLYSRMIVGWSLSGSLKTPLIIDALTMARTRRQPPTGLVIHSDRGSQYASALYQKTLKNYGMVCSMSSTGCCYDNAVMESFYHTLKVELIYTMKLMTEQQASNAIFDYIESFYNRQRRHSTLNYLSPMAYEVAA
- the rpoD gene encoding RNA polymerase sigma factor RpoD, producing MEQNPQSQLKLLVTRGKEQGYLTYAEVNDHLPEEIIDSDQIEDIIQMINDMGIQVLEEAPDVDDLLLADNVADEDVAEAAVQVLSSVESELGRTTDPVRMYMREMGTVELLTREDEIDIAKRIEEGINQVQCSVAEYPEAITYLLEQYDCVEAGRLRLPDLLIGFVDLQPEEEALEAKRSGSSPNLAESALSELESDDEVSESSEEDNTIDPEVARQKFAELRAQYHQTTQAIKTYGRDHASTSNEIQRLSEIFKHFRLVPRQFDRLVNSMREMMERVRSQEWIIMRLCVNECKMSKKYFIQHFTGQETNEAWVETALAPSNPWSASLSSKLDEIRQCLKKLSAIEEETYLTIEQIKKINRSMSIGEAKARRAKKEMVEANLRLVISIAKKYTNRGLQFLDLIQEGNIGLMKAVDKFEYRRGYKFSTYATWWIRQAITRSIADQARTIRIPVHMIETINKLNRISRQMLQEMGREPMPEELAERMAMPEDKIRKVLKIAKEPISMETPIGDDEDSHLGDFIEDSTLESPLDSATSESLKVAIRDVLSSLTRREAKVICMRFGIDMNTDHTLEEVGKQFVVTRERVRQIEAKALRKMRHPSRSEKLSDFLRS
- the rpsU gene encoding 30S ribosomal protein S21, whose protein sequence is MPVIKVRENEPFDVALRRFKRSCEKAGILSEVRRREFYEKPTTERKRAKTAAVKRHIKKLARKNARHTRLY